From one Sphingomonas xanthus genomic stretch:
- a CDS encoding ribose-phosphate pyrophosphokinase — protein MKLLAGNSNLPLAKAIADYLELPLTQASVRRFADEEVFVEIQENVRGEDVFVVQSTSFPTNDNLMELLICIDALKRASAKRITAVIPYFGYARQDRKPGPRTPISAKLVANLITKAGADRVLTMDLHAGQIQGFFDIPTDNLWAAPVMAADIQARYSNKRLMVVSPDVGGVVRARSLAKRLDNAPLAIVDKRRERAGESEVMNIIGDVEGHCCVLVDDIVDSAGTLCNAAAALKEQGATEVVAYCSHGVLSGGAQARVTASVLTELVVTDSIFREGLDGSTKLRRLTIAPLFGEAIHRIADESSVSSLFD, from the coding sequence ATGAAATTGCTCGCCGGGAACAGCAACTTGCCACTGGCGAAAGCCATTGCCGATTATCTGGAATTGCCGCTGACCCAGGCCAGCGTTCGCCGCTTCGCCGACGAAGAGGTTTTCGTCGAAATCCAGGAGAATGTCCGGGGCGAAGACGTATTCGTGGTCCAGTCGACCAGCTTCCCTACCAACGACAATCTGATGGAGCTGCTGATTTGCATCGATGCGCTGAAACGCGCGTCGGCCAAGCGAATCACCGCCGTCATTCCCTATTTCGGTTACGCCCGGCAGGATCGGAAGCCGGGGCCGCGTACCCCGATTTCGGCCAAACTGGTGGCCAACCTCATCACCAAGGCCGGCGCCGACCGGGTGCTGACGATGGATCTGCACGCCGGGCAGATCCAGGGCTTCTTCGACATTCCGACCGACAACCTCTGGGCGGCGCCGGTGATGGCCGCCGATATCCAGGCGCGCTATTCGAACAAGAGATTGATGGTCGTGTCGCCGGACGTCGGCGGGGTGGTTCGGGCGCGCAGCCTGGCCAAGCGGCTCGACAATGCGCCGCTCGCGATCGTCGACAAGCGTCGCGAACGTGCCGGCGAGTCCGAAGTGATGAACATCATCGGTGACGTTGAAGGCCATTGCTGTGTGCTGGTTGACGATATTGTCGATTCGGCGGGCACGCTTTGCAATGCCGCCGCCGCGCTCAAGGAGCAGGGCGCAACCGAGGTCGTCGCCTATTGCAGCCACGGGGTCCTTTCGGGTGGCGCGCAGGCGCGGGTCACCGCAAGCGTGCTGACCGAACTGGTGGTCACCGATTCGATCTTTCGCGAAGGGCTCGACGGATCGACCAAGCTCCGCCGCCTAACGATCGCCCCATTGTTCGGCGAGGCGATCCACCGCATCGCCGATGAAAGCAGCGTTTCCAGCCTGTTTGATTAA
- a CDS encoding COQ9 family protein, whose amino-acid sequence MATDKPTPLEALRLKLALAVGENAAFDGWTQKAVDSAAAQLGIDPAQARLAFPKPPAKMVEAWISGVDAAMAAEYPAERVAAMKVRDRIRSLIWARLELAAPAREAVRSALAILAMPQNVPLAFKTGWRSADLMWRIAGDTATDYNHYSKRLILSAVYGSTLLAWLDDRSEGWADTAAFLDRRLGNVMSFEKWKAEWTGNDIRRPSLSRFLGRLRYPPR is encoded by the coding sequence ATGGCCACGGACAAACCCACACCGCTCGAAGCCCTTCGGCTCAAGCTGGCGCTTGCTGTCGGCGAAAATGCCGCTTTTGACGGCTGGACGCAGAAGGCCGTCGACAGTGCGGCAGCCCAGCTTGGGATCGACCCGGCCCAAGCCCGGCTGGCCTTTCCCAAGCCGCCGGCGAAAATGGTCGAAGCCTGGATCAGCGGCGTCGACGCGGCGATGGCGGCTGAATATCCGGCGGAGCGAGTCGCAGCGATGAAGGTTCGCGACCGCATCCGTTCGCTGATTTGGGCCCGGCTTGAGCTTGCCGCTCCGGCGCGTGAAGCGGTTCGGAGCGCGCTAGCGATCCTAGCCATGCCGCAAAATGTACCGCTGGCGTTCAAGACGGGTTGGCGGAGCGCCGATCTGATGTGGCGGATCGCCGGCGATACGGCGACCGATTATAACCATTATTCCAAGCGGCTGATCCTGTCGGCGGTTTACGGGTCGACGCTGCTTGCCTGGCTCGACGACCGGTCGGAAGGCTGGGCGGACACCGCCGCCTTTCTCGACCGGCGGCTGGGCAATGTCATGAGCTTTGAAAAATGGAAGGCCGAGTGGACGGGTAACGATATTCGCCGGCCAAGCCTGTCGCGCTTTCTCGGCCGATTGCGATATCCGCCACGTTGA
- a CDS encoding alkene reductase, which translates to MSPLFDPIQLGGISSPNRILMAPLTRARASREAVPTPVMAEYYAQRAKAGLIISEATGISRIGLGWPYAPGLWSDAQVEGWKPVVGAVHKAGGRIVAQLWHMGRLVHPSVGQGQPVSASATTAPSYAHTYEGKQDYVEARTLTYDEIKLTLDDYARAARNAIRAGFDGVQIHGANGYLIDQFLRDGTNLRTDDYGGPIANRLRFMREVVEAVTAEIGTNRTGIRLSPIGEAQGCNDSDNHALFTAAAAELERLGVPWLELREPGPDSTFRATDEAPVSPKIRQVYSGKLVLNSDYDGHSAQSRLAEGIADAISFGRPFIANPDLVDRIQGGHGLNGWDVATFYTQGREGYTDYPLLREQEAA; encoded by the coding sequence ATGTCCCCATTGTTCGATCCCATCCAGCTTGGCGGGATTTCCAGTCCCAACCGCATCCTGATGGCGCCGTTGACTCGCGCACGAGCAAGCCGCGAAGCGGTGCCGACCCCGGTCATGGCCGAATATTATGCGCAGCGTGCCAAGGCCGGGCTGATCATCAGCGAAGCCACCGGGATCAGCCGGATCGGCCTCGGCTGGCCATATGCGCCGGGGCTTTGGAGCGACGCACAAGTCGAAGGCTGGAAGCCGGTCGTCGGAGCCGTGCACAAGGCCGGCGGGCGGATCGTCGCGCAACTGTGGCACATGGGCCGGCTGGTCCACCCCAGCGTCGGGCAAGGTCAGCCGGTCAGCGCTTCGGCAACTACGGCTCCTTCCTATGCCCACACCTATGAGGGAAAGCAGGATTATGTTGAAGCTCGGACGCTGACCTACGACGAGATCAAGCTCACGCTCGACGACTATGCGCGCGCTGCCCGTAATGCGATCCGTGCCGGGTTTGATGGCGTGCAGATCCACGGCGCCAATGGCTATCTTATCGACCAGTTCCTGCGCGACGGCACCAACTTGCGGACCGATGATTATGGCGGACCGATCGCCAATCGCCTGCGCTTCATGCGCGAGGTTGTCGAAGCCGTTACCGCCGAAATTGGTACCAACCGGACCGGCATCCGCCTTTCCCCGATCGGCGAGGCGCAGGGCTGTAACGACAGTGACAACCACGCGCTGTTCACTGCCGCCGCCGCCGAACTGGAGCGGCTTGGCGTACCATGGCTGGAGCTGCGCGAGCCCGGCCCGGATTCGACGTTCCGGGCAACCGATGAAGCTCCCGTCAGTCCGAAGATCCGGCAGGTCTATTCCGGAAAGCTGGTGCTCAACAGCGACTATGATGGACACAGCGCGCAGTCGCGGCTTGCGGAAGGCATCGCCGACGCGATCAGCTTCGGCCGCCCGTTCATCGCCAATCCAGACCTGGTCGACCGGATCCAGGGCGGTCATGGCCTTAACGGCTGGGATGTCGCCACCTTCTACACGCAAGGCCGCGAAGGCTACACAGACTATCCGCTGCTTAGGGAACAGGAAGCCGCCTGA
- a CDS encoding NAD+ synthase: MTNRLRIALIQSNQRVGDLAGNAAAMLEWRARATAEGAELVMFPELQLTGYPPEDLMLKPEFVRQAIDWATRLADATADGGPALLFGAIVAEHGINYNAMLLAEGGKVIGRTLKHELPNYGTFDEKRVFGHGPLPEPLEFRGVRIGVPICEDIWQEKVCAHLARQGAALLLVPNGSPYEIDKDELRQRLVRERVVETGLPLAYLNRVGGQDELVFDGSSFVTNDDGTIALQAVDFDEVMLLTDWADTPNGWRCEAGPKEELSPFPEDMYRAMIVALRDYVGANGFPGVILGLSGGIDSALSAAVAVDALGADRVWCVMMPSRFTSPDSLEDAAECARLLGVRHDIVPIGSGVDAMDKMLPGINGLAAENIQSRLRMVTLMALSNAHGHMLLTTGNKSEMSVGYATLYGDMAGGYSVLKDAYKTTCFTLSRWRNAHRPIGALGPDGPVMPQRVITKPPTAELREDQKDEDSLPPYALLDRILEALVDRELSVRETVAATGADPAVVADIERKLLRAEYKRRQAPPGVKLTSRNFGRDRRYPITNAFHTH, encoded by the coding sequence GTGACCAACCGGCTGCGCATCGCCCTAATCCAGTCGAACCAGCGGGTCGGCGACCTCGCCGGCAACGCGGCGGCGATGCTCGAATGGCGCGCCCGCGCGACCGCGGAGGGCGCCGAGCTGGTCATGTTCCCCGAACTGCAGCTGACCGGCTACCCGCCCGAGGACCTGATGCTGAAGCCCGAATTCGTACGGCAGGCGATAGATTGGGCCACGCGGCTCGCCGATGCGACCGCCGACGGGGGCCCGGCGCTTCTTTTCGGCGCGATCGTCGCCGAACATGGCATCAATTATAACGCCATGCTGCTTGCGGAAGGCGGCAAGGTCATCGGCCGGACGCTGAAACATGAACTGCCAAACTATGGCACGTTCGACGAAAAACGGGTGTTTGGTCATGGCCCGCTGCCTGAACCGCTCGAGTTTCGCGGCGTGCGGATCGGCGTCCCCATTTGCGAGGACATCTGGCAGGAAAAGGTCTGCGCGCATCTCGCACGCCAGGGCGCCGCGCTTCTGCTGGTGCCAAACGGCAGCCCATATGAAATCGACAAGGACGAACTGCGCCAGCGGCTGGTGCGGGAGCGGGTGGTCGAAACCGGATTGCCGCTAGCCTATCTCAACCGCGTAGGCGGGCAGGATGAGCTGGTCTTCGACGGATCGAGCTTCGTGACCAACGACGACGGAACGATCGCTTTGCAGGCGGTCGATTTCGACGAGGTCATGCTGCTGACCGATTGGGCCGACACGCCTAACGGTTGGCGCTGTGAAGCGGGACCCAAGGAGGAGCTCTCGCCGTTCCCCGAGGATATGTACCGAGCGATGATCGTCGCGCTTCGGGATTATGTCGGTGCCAATGGTTTTCCCGGGGTGATCCTCGGCCTGTCCGGCGGAATCGACAGCGCGCTGTCGGCGGCGGTCGCAGTCGATGCGCTCGGCGCGGACAGGGTTTGGTGCGTGATGATGCCATCGCGCTTTACCAGTCCTGACAGTCTTGAAGATGCGGCCGAATGCGCGCGATTGCTCGGGGTGCGCCACGACATCGTCCCCATCGGGTCGGGTGTCGATGCAATGGACAAGATGTTGCCGGGCATCAACGGGCTGGCGGCCGAGAATATCCAGTCGCGGCTCCGCATGGTTACGCTGATGGCCTTGAGCAATGCCCATGGACACATGCTGCTGACGACCGGCAACAAGAGCGAGATGAGCGTCGGCTATGCCACGCTCTATGGCGATATGGCGGGCGGATATTCGGTGCTGAAGGACGCCTACAAGACGACCTGCTTCACCCTGTCGCGCTGGCGTAACGCCCACCGGCCCATTGGCGCTCTGGGCCCCGATGGCCCGGTCATGCCGCAGCGCGTGATAACCAAGCCGCCGACCGCAGAGCTTCGGGAGGATCAGAAGGACGAGGATAGCCTGCCGCCCTATGCCCTGCTCGACCGGATCCTCGAGGCGCTGGTCGACCGTGAATTGTCCGTGCGCGAAACGGTCGCCGCGACCGGCGCCGACCCTGCGGTAGTCGCGGACATCGAACGCAAGCTTCTTCGCGCCGAATATAAGCGCCGCCAGGCCCCGCCGGGGGTGAAGCTGACCAGCCGGAACTTCGGCCGCGACCGTCGGTATCCGATCACCAACGCCTTCCACACCCATTGA
- a CDS encoding energy transducer TonB, whose protein sequence is MLAYADTQRRTAARGGSPTSLVLILVGHAVVIGAVLSAKMELVPGGDPFVPTEIVNVPLPAPPIPPEPPAQPPRSTDSRIDTPSVEVPIPKLPPALPLDLGPPADSSSTIVGNANDGPTIPLDVPRGDPVRIAARFATPADSVRPPYPAAKLRAEEEAVLRLRLVIDPRGRVISVDPVGRADPAFLESARRHIIRHWRYKPATEGGASVASSVTITLSFRLDDA, encoded by the coding sequence ATGCTCGCTTATGCCGACACCCAGCGCCGTACCGCCGCCCGCGGAGGCTCCCCCACCAGTCTTGTCCTCATCCTTGTCGGCCATGCGGTCGTGATCGGCGCGGTGTTGAGCGCCAAGATGGAATTGGTTCCGGGCGGCGACCCCTTCGTACCGACCGAGATCGTCAACGTCCCGCTGCCGGCTCCGCCGATCCCGCCGGAGCCGCCGGCCCAGCCGCCCCGCTCCACCGACAGCAGAATCGACACGCCCAGTGTGGAAGTGCCGATCCCCAAGTTGCCGCCTGCCCTTCCGCTCGACCTCGGCCCGCCCGCCGACAGCTCCAGCACCATCGTCGGCAACGCGAACGACGGACCGACCATTCCGCTCGATGTGCCGCGCGGCGATCCTGTCCGCATTGCCGCCCGCTTCGCAACGCCGGCCGATTCCGTTCGCCCTCCATATCCGGCGGCGAAGTTGCGGGCCGAAGAAGAAGCGGTGCTGCGGCTCCGGTTGGTGATCGACCCGCGCGGCCGTGTTATTTCCGTCGATCCGGTCGGTAGGGCCGATCCGGCCTTCCTGGAATCTGCCCGTCGGCACATCATCCGCCACTGGCGCTACAAGCCGGCGACCGAGGGTGGTGCATCCGTCGCCTCCTCCGTCACCATCACCCTGAGCTTCCGGCTGGACGACGCCTGA
- the gltX gene encoding glutamate--tRNA ligase, translated as MTVVTRFAPSPTGRLHVGNIRTALHNALFSLRHGGRFLLRIDDTDRERSREEYVAAIVEDLDWLGLKNDAMVRQSERFPLYEREFERLRAGGRVYACYETPEELELRRKVLLGRGLPPVYERKPEGSPAPEGVPPHWRFKLDHGSLIVWDDLVRGRQQFDPKLISDPVIRRADGSWLYLLPSVIDDIDLGISHIVRGEDHVSNSAVQLQMFAALGAEAPAFAHEALLVAAEGKLSKRLGSTGIDAMRDSGLEPMALLSLLARLGTSQPVEAHHGLHELAEGFDFGTFGRAPAHFDLAEVEQLNARLLHQTDYAAVADRLPAEIDEPQWMALRGNLARLDEARDWVPVIHGEIETAEVVPDDKGLLAEAADVAASLDWSGDPWHELTDALKASTGRKGRMLFLPLRVALTGRGSGPEMAPLVKLIGQDRAVARLHAASH; from the coding sequence ATGACCGTCGTCACCCGCTTCGCGCCCTCGCCGACCGGCCGCCTTCACGTCGGCAACATCCGGACAGCGCTTCACAACGCGCTATTCTCCCTCCGCCATGGCGGGCGCTTCCTGCTGCGCATCGACGACACCGACCGCGAACGGTCGCGCGAGGAATATGTCGCCGCGATTGTCGAGGATCTCGACTGGCTTGGCCTCAAGAATGACGCCATGGTGCGCCAATCGGAGCGGTTCCCGCTCTATGAGCGGGAATTTGAGCGGCTGCGCGCGGGAGGCCGTGTCTATGCCTGTTACGAAACGCCGGAGGAGTTGGAGCTGCGCCGCAAGGTGTTGCTGGGACGGGGGCTCCCGCCGGTTTATGAGCGCAAGCCCGAGGGGTCGCCGGCTCCTGAAGGCGTGCCCCCCCATTGGCGCTTCAAGCTCGATCACGGATCTCTGATCGTCTGGGACGACCTCGTCCGCGGTCGGCAGCAGTTTGATCCGAAGCTGATCAGCGATCCGGTCATTCGCCGGGCCGATGGCAGCTGGCTTTACCTCTTGCCCAGTGTAATCGACGACATTGACCTCGGCATCTCCCATATCGTCCGCGGCGAAGACCATGTGTCCAACAGTGCGGTCCAATTGCAGATGTTCGCCGCGCTCGGGGCCGAAGCGCCGGCCTTTGCCCATGAGGCGCTGCTGGTCGCCGCCGAGGGCAAATTATCGAAGCGGCTTGGCTCCACCGGGATCGATGCGATGCGCGATTCCGGGCTGGAGCCGATGGCGCTGCTTTCGCTGCTGGCGCGGCTCGGGACATCGCAACCGGTCGAGGCGCACCACGGGCTGCACGAACTGGCCGAGGGGTTTGACTTCGGTACCTTCGGACGCGCGCCCGCCCATTTCGATCTCGCGGAGGTCGAACAACTCAACGCGCGGTTGCTTCATCAGACGGATTATGCCGCGGTAGCAGACCGGCTGCCCGCCGAAATCGACGAACCCCAATGGATGGCTCTGCGAGGAAATCTCGCCCGGCTGGACGAGGCCAGGGACTGGGTGCCGGTGATCCATGGGGAAATCGAGACTGCTGAAGTCGTGCCAGACGACAAGGGATTGCTGGCCGAAGCGGCTGACGTCGCGGCGTCGCTCGACTGGTCCGGCGACCCTTGGCACGAGCTGACCGACGCGCTCAAGGCTTCGACGGGCCGCAAGGGTCGCATGCTGTTCCTTCCCCTCCGCGTCGCGCTGACCGGTCGGGGTTCCGGCCCGGAGATGGCGCCGCTGGTCAAGCTGATCGGCCAAGACCGGGCCGTTGCGCGGTTGCACGCCGCGTCGCACTAG
- a CDS encoding FeoA family protein — MTGAIVPLDQLSLGSSGRVVAIDWSALGQAEAARLRHFGFDEGVSVTPMHLGPLGRDPLAVKVGRMTVAIRRSHARAVKVTTEPA; from the coding sequence ATGACCGGCGCCATCGTTCCTCTCGACCAGCTTTCGCTCGGCTCTTCGGGGCGGGTCGTGGCGATCGACTGGTCCGCCCTAGGGCAGGCAGAGGCGGCAAGGTTGCGGCATTTCGGCTTCGACGAGGGCGTTTCCGTTACGCCGATGCACCTCGGCCCTCTCGGTCGCGATCCCCTTGCGGTCAAGGTCGGGCGGATGACCGTAGCGATCCGCCGGAGCCACGCCCGCGCGGTCAAAGTCACGACCGAACCGGCATGA
- the ribB gene encoding 3,4-dihydroxy-2-butanone-4-phosphate synthase, with translation MSTTLIEKLSALVDSGEASRSGLARAAGLHPNSLRKLGAPDWNPTADTLVRLEKLIDGGVQDVLVGAEAIIHEARNGRMFILVDDDDRENEGDLVIPAQMATPDAINFMARHGRGLICLALGKERVDALGLEPMARRNGTRMETAFTVSIEAREGVTTGISAADRARTVAVAIDAANGPDALVSPGHVFPLVARPGGVLVRAGHTEAAVDVARLAGLNPSGVICEIMREDGTMARLDDLMAFAKVHGLKIGTIRDLIAYRLKKDHMVERVAQTRFTSGSGADWTAQVFRDKASGEEQLALVHGSIAPDRPTLVRMHSIDLFADLLGEAGPRAGLLHGAMRMIEAEGAGVVVALHAAAQGSLSLVTDLRSGKPAETGPALRSYGVGAQILAALGIHDMILLTNTRHSPVGLSAYGLAIVEERCIAGTEQ, from the coding sequence ATGTCTACGACCCTCATCGAAAAACTCTCCGCGCTGGTCGACAGTGGCGAAGCCAGCCGGAGCGGGCTGGCGCGCGCTGCCGGCCTCCATCCCAACAGCTTGCGCAAGCTCGGCGCACCGGACTGGAACCCGACCGCCGACACGCTGGTCCGGCTCGAAAAGCTGATTGATGGCGGAGTTCAGGATGTGCTGGTGGGCGCCGAGGCCATCATCCACGAGGCCCGCAACGGCCGTATGTTCATCCTGGTCGATGATGACGACCGGGAGAATGAGGGCGACTTGGTTATCCCGGCACAGATGGCCACCCCGGACGCGATCAATTTCATGGCTCGCCACGGCCGCGGGCTGATCTGCCTTGCACTCGGCAAGGAGCGGGTCGACGCGCTCGGGCTGGAGCCGATGGCGCGGCGCAATGGGACGCGGATGGAAACCGCCTTCACCGTGTCGATCGAGGCGCGCGAGGGGGTGACGACCGGAATTTCCGCCGCCGACCGGGCGCGGACGGTCGCGGTGGCGATTGACGCCGCCAACGGGCCGGACGCGCTGGTGTCGCCGGGCCATGTCTTCCCGCTGGTGGCGCGACCCGGGGGGGTGCTGGTCCGGGCCGGGCATACCGAAGCGGCGGTCGATGTCGCCCGCCTCGCCGGCCTTAACCCCAGCGGGGTCATTTGCGAGATCATGCGCGAAGACGGAACCATGGCCCGGCTCGACGACCTGATGGCCTTCGCCAAGGTCCATGGACTGAAGATCGGCACCATTCGCGACCTCATCGCCTATCGGCTGAAGAAGGATCATATGGTTGAACGGGTTGCCCAGACCCGCTTCACCTCCGGGTCGGGCGCCGACTGGACCGCCCAGGTGTTTCGCGACAAGGCGAGCGGCGAGGAGCAGCTGGCGTTGGTCCATGGATCGATTGCGCCCGACCGGCCGACCCTGGTGCGGATGCATAGCATCGACCTGTTCGCCGACCTGCTCGGTGAAGCCGGTCCGCGCGCCGGGCTGTTGCACGGGGCGATGCGGATGATCGAGGCCGAGGGCGCGGGCGTGGTCGTCGCGCTGCACGCGGCGGCACAGGGCTCGCTCAGCCTGGTCACCGACCTGCGGTCGGGCAAGCCGGCAGAGACCGGTCCCGCGCTGCGAAGCTATGGCGTCGGGGCGCAGATCCTTGCCGCACTTGGCATCCATGACATGATTCTGTTGACCAACACGCGTCATTCGCCGGTCGGACTCAGCGCCTATGGGCTGGCCATCGTCGAGGAACGCTGCATCGCCGGGACGGAGCAATAA
- a CDS encoding SOS response-associated peptidase family protein, producing MCNLYRLHRGTDAIRQLFAEQGFQLSFPEGAPNLELRDVRITDRAPIVQAAGDGYALVERRWSWPSSYGKPLYNLRSEGRNFPQNRCLVVADGFYEYTTPADPKQKRKDRWLFTPTTGTLLGIAGITRESPGVGAAFTLLTAEPGPDVAPLHSRQIVLLDPADWAGWLSGEVPSRNLLKPTPAGFLKVEPT from the coding sequence ATGTGCAACCTCTACCGACTGCACAGGGGCACGGATGCGATCCGCCAATTGTTCGCCGAACAAGGGTTCCAGCTAAGCTTTCCTGAAGGTGCCCCCAACCTGGAACTGCGCGACGTTAGAATCACCGACCGCGCGCCGATCGTCCAAGCGGCGGGCGATGGCTATGCGCTGGTCGAGCGGCGGTGGAGCTGGCCATCAAGCTACGGCAAGCCGCTCTACAACTTGCGATCCGAAGGACGAAACTTCCCGCAGAACCGCTGCCTCGTCGTTGCCGACGGTTTTTATGAGTACACGACGCCGGCCGACCCCAAGCAGAAGCGCAAGGATCGCTGGCTGTTCACTCCGACTACCGGGACCTTGCTCGGCATTGCCGGGATTACACGCGAATCGCCCGGGGTGGGCGCGGCATTCACCCTTTTGACTGCCGAGCCGGGACCCGATGTCGCACCGCTTCATTCGCGGCAGATCGTCCTGCTCGATCCTGCCGATTGGGCGGGCTGGCTGAGCGGCGAAGTTCCCAGCCGGAACCTGCTCAAGCCGACCCCGGCCGGATTCCTGAAGGTCGAACCGACCTAG
- a CDS encoding DMT family transporter, with product MSLPRAGKCAYGQLVAQQKPTSLAFIALLVGNVALATGPFLVRNSGVGPVAAGFWRLALALPFLWAIAWMFRQPVQWPKRTVTLAIAGAAFFFAADLAAWHAGILLTKLGNATLFGNISSFFFAAWGLWLVRKWPSVLQAAALTLAAAGCGLLMWGSAELSAANLRGDLLAVLAGLLYTGYLILVERTRGGLQPMPLLFIASLFGAAMLLPAALAAGEQILPDNWTALVALAVCSQVIGQGLLVYALGHLPPLVIGIAMLTQPALSALLGWLYYGEAFTPRDWSGAAMIVVALVLVRMREGSAPRLRQPVVAPN from the coding sequence TTGTCGCTTCCGCGGGCGGGCAAATGCGCTTACGGGCAACTGGTGGCCCAGCAAAAACCAACATCGCTTGCCTTCATTGCCCTGCTTGTCGGCAATGTAGCGCTCGCCACGGGCCCGTTCCTGGTGAGGAACAGCGGCGTCGGCCCGGTCGCTGCCGGATTCTGGCGGCTGGCGCTCGCTCTGCCCTTTTTGTGGGCGATCGCATGGATGTTTCGTCAGCCCGTCCAGTGGCCGAAGCGGACGGTGACCCTCGCCATTGCCGGCGCTGCCTTTTTCTTCGCTGCCGACCTTGCGGCCTGGCACGCGGGGATCCTTCTGACCAAGCTCGGCAACGCCACCCTGTTCGGCAATATCAGCAGTTTCTTCTTCGCCGCGTGGGGGTTGTGGCTGGTCCGGAAATGGCCCTCGGTGCTGCAGGCGGCCGCCTTGACGCTGGCCGCGGCCGGTTGCGGGCTGCTGATGTGGGGGAGCGCGGAACTTTCCGCGGCCAATTTGCGCGGCGACCTGCTCGCCGTGCTCGCCGGGCTGCTCTACACCGGCTACCTCATCCTCGTCGAACGCACGCGGGGCGGACTCCAGCCGATGCCGCTGCTGTTCATCGCCAGCCTGTTCGGCGCGGCAATGCTGCTTCCGGCTGCGCTTGCCGCCGGTGAGCAAATCCTTCCCGACAATTGGACCGCCCTGGTTGCACTGGCCGTTTGCAGCCAAGTCATCGGGCAGGGACTGCTGGTTTATGCGCTTGGACACCTCCCGCCGCTCGTGATCGGTATTGCCATGCTCACCCAGCCGGCGCTCTCGGCACTGCTTGGCTGGCTCTATTACGGAGAGGCTTTCACCCCGCGCGATTGGAGCGGTGCGGCGATGATCGTCGTCGCGCTGGTGCTGGTCCGCATGCGCGAGGGATCGGCGCCACGCTTGCGCCAGCCGGTTGTCGCGCCCAATTAG
- a CDS encoding SOUL family heme-binding protein — MRKDMMAGAAAAVGAALLGGAYYLFREKQTPEPDYRTLLTDGDYQLRDYPAMVVAETVVHGPRRDALSQGFRILADYIFAKSRGGQKLPMTVPVIQDGGDPMASDPPLFNDALEGAWRTRFVMLRDRAELPQPPDGVELVKVPARKIAVVSFAGRGGDKLLADQEDRLRGWLARNGEKSDGEPEYAFYNSPMIPGPLRRNEVWLPIG; from the coding sequence ATGAGGAAGGACATGATGGCGGGCGCGGCGGCTGCGGTCGGCGCGGCGCTGCTCGGCGGGGCCTATTATTTATTCCGTGAAAAGCAGACGCCGGAGCCCGACTATCGCACGCTGTTGACTGACGGCGACTATCAGCTTCGCGACTATCCGGCGATGGTCGTCGCCGAGACGGTGGTGCACGGCCCGCGCCGCGACGCGCTAAGCCAGGGTTTCCGGATCCTCGCCGACTATATTTTCGCCAAGTCGCGCGGCGGACAGAAGCTGCCGATGACCGTCCCCGTCATCCAGGACGGGGGCGACCCGATGGCCAGCGACCCCCCGTTGTTCAATGATGCCCTTGAAGGGGCGTGGCGAACGCGCTTCGTAATGCTGCGCGACCGGGCCGAGCTTCCCCAGCCGCCCGATGGAGTGGAACTGGTCAAAGTGCCTGCGCGCAAGATCGCGGTGGTGAGCTTTGCCGGCCGCGGCGGTGACAAATTGCTCGCGGACCAGGAAGACCGGCTCCGCGGATGGCTGGCGCGCAACGGTGAAAAGAGTGACGGCGAACCGGAATATGCTTTCTACAACAGCCCGATGATCCCTGGCCCACTGCGCCGCAACGAGGTTTGGCTACCAATCGGCTAG
- the ribH gene encoding 6,7-dimethyl-8-ribityllumazine synthase, producing the protein MAHVLIAEARFYGHLNDMLLAGARAALDQAGHSHETLTVPGALELPGAIALAAESGKFDAYVALGVVIRGETWHFEIVAGESARGLMALTLDGLAVGNGILTVENEAQAIFRADPKQANKGGGAADAALALLALKSRF; encoded by the coding sequence ATGGCCCATGTGCTGATCGCCGAGGCCCGCTTTTACGGCCATTTGAACGACATGCTGCTTGCCGGCGCCCGCGCCGCGCTCGACCAGGCCGGGCACAGCCACGAAACGCTGACCGTGCCGGGAGCGCTGGAACTGCCCGGGGCGATCGCGCTCGCGGCGGAAAGCGGCAAGTTCGATGCCTATGTCGCCCTTGGCGTAGTGATCCGCGGCGAGACCTGGCACTTCGAAATCGTCGCGGGCGAGAGCGCCCGGGGCCTCATGGCGCTGACGCTCGATGGGCTAGCCGTGGGCAACGGCATCCTGACCGTTGAGAATGAAGCGCAGGCCATCTTCCGCGCCGATCCGAAACAGGCCAATAAGGGCGGCGGTGCGGCGGATGCGGCGCTTGCGCTGCTGGCCCTTAAGTCGCGCTTCTAG